A window from Mycobacterium saskatchewanense encodes these proteins:
- a CDS encoding ferredoxin: MPIRIEVDLDLCQGHAMCELEAPDYFRVPKRGKVEIVDPEPPEDARDEVERAVEMCPTQALSIREAPSIEEKEG; this comes from the coding sequence ATGCCGATTCGCATCGAAGTCGACCTGGATTTGTGTCAGGGCCACGCCATGTGCGAACTCGAGGCGCCCGACTACTTCCGGGTGCCCAAGAGGGGCAAAGTCGAGATCGTCGACCCCGAACCGCCGGAAGATGCCCGCGACGAAGTTGAGCGTGCGGTCGAGATGTGCCCCACGCAAGCGCTGTCCATCAGAGAGGCACCGTCCATCGAAGAGAAGGAGGGCTGA
- a CDS encoding NDMA-dependent alcohol dehydrogenase, with translation MKTKGALIWEFNQPWSIEEIEIGDPQAHEVKIQMEAAGMCHSDHHLVTGGIPMAGFPVLGGHEGAGIVTEVGPGVEDIAPGDHVVLSFIPSCGQCATCQAGMRNLCDLGAGLLGGAAVSDGTFRIQARGQNVFPMTLLGTFSPYMVVHRASVVKIDPAVPFEVAALVGCGVTTGYGSAVRTADIRPGQDVAIVGVGGVGMAALQGAVNAGARYIFAIDPVEWKRDQALKFGATHVYPDINAALMGIAEVTYGLMAHKVVVTVGELHGADVDNYLNITQKGGTCVLTAIGSLLDTNVNLNLAMLTLMQKNLQGTIFGGGNPQYDIPQLLSMYTAGKLNLDDMVTTQYRLEQINEGYQDMLNGKNIRGVIRYTDADR, from the coding sequence GTGAAGACAAAAGGCGCACTGATCTGGGAGTTCAACCAGCCGTGGTCCATCGAGGAAATCGAGATCGGCGACCCGCAAGCGCATGAGGTCAAGATCCAGATGGAGGCGGCGGGCATGTGCCACTCCGACCACCACCTGGTGACCGGCGGCATCCCGATGGCGGGTTTCCCCGTGCTCGGCGGGCATGAGGGTGCCGGCATCGTCACCGAGGTCGGCCCCGGTGTGGAAGACATCGCCCCCGGTGACCACGTCGTCCTGTCCTTCATTCCGTCCTGTGGGCAATGCGCGACCTGCCAGGCCGGCATGCGCAACCTGTGCGACCTCGGGGCCGGGCTGCTCGGCGGCGCCGCGGTATCCGACGGCACGTTCCGGATCCAGGCCCGCGGCCAGAACGTCTTCCCCATGACGCTGCTGGGCACGTTCTCGCCGTACATGGTCGTGCACCGCGCCTCGGTGGTGAAGATCGACCCTGCGGTCCCGTTCGAGGTGGCCGCGCTCGTCGGCTGCGGCGTGACCACCGGATACGGTTCGGCGGTCCGCACCGCCGACATCCGGCCCGGCCAGGACGTCGCGATCGTCGGTGTCGGCGGCGTCGGTATGGCGGCGCTGCAGGGCGCGGTGAACGCCGGCGCGCGGTACATCTTCGCGATCGATCCGGTCGAGTGGAAGCGCGACCAGGCCCTGAAGTTCGGCGCCACCCATGTTTACCCCGACATCAATGCGGCGCTGATGGGCATCGCCGAGGTCACCTACGGCCTGATGGCCCACAAGGTGGTGGTCACGGTCGGCGAGCTGCACGGCGCCGACGTCGACAACTACCTCAACATCACCCAGAAGGGCGGCACCTGCGTGCTGACCGCCATCGGGAGCCTGCTCGACACCAACGTGAACCTGAACCTGGCCATGCTCACCCTCATGCAGAAGAACCTGCAGGGCACCATCTTCGGCGGCGGCAACCCGCAGTACGACATCCCGCAGCTGCTGTCGATGTACACGGCCGGCAAGCTGAACCTGGACGACATGGTCACCACCCAGTACCGCCTCGAGCAGATCAACGAGGGGTACCAGGACATGCTGAACGGCAAGAACATTCGCGGGGTCATCCGCTATACGGACGCCGATCGGTAG
- a CDS encoding oxidoreductase: MTPGRIGAMTLHNRVVMSPMETMYGTPDALPSRRTRDYFAARARSGVRVITLGATGVDNRHPETSAEPHLATDDAVAAAMPGAEVHAAGDCTGLGLIRDATEDGARAACAI; this comes from the coding sequence ATGACGCCGGGACGGATCGGCGCCATGACGCTGCACAATCGGGTAGTCATGTCTCCGATGGAGACCATGTACGGCACCCCGGACGCGCTGCCGTCGCGGCGCACGCGTGACTACTTCGCAGCCCGCGCCAGGAGCGGCGTCCGCGTGATCACGCTGGGCGCCACCGGGGTCGACAACCGGCACCCCGAGACGTCCGCCGAGCCGCACCTGGCCACCGACGACGCCGTCGCCGCGGCCATGCCCGGCGCTGAGGTCCACGCCGCCGGCGACTGCACCGGACTTGGGCTCATCCGTGACGCCACCGAGGACGGCGCACGCGCCGCGTGCGCAATCTAG